The region TGGTGTGTACTACGCCCATCACTGCGGCGACGATACCGAACGCCGGCATACCGTCGCCCAGTTTGGCGATCACGTGCGACGACACCATTGATTCGTGGTGATGCGTTTCTATCTCAACATCCATCAGATTCTCGATTTCCATGGCATTCAAATTACCGCTGACCATAATGCGCAGGTAATCAGTCATGAATTCGACCACATGATGATCTGCAAGTATCTTTGGATACTTGGCGAACACGGGACTCTCATGCGGATTTTCGACATCACCTTCGATGGACATCAGTCCTTCTTTACGAACTTTGCCCAGCAGTTCGTACATCAGCGCCATCAGTTCCATGTAACTCTCTTTGTTGTACTTGGAACCTTTAAATACGGAAGGAATATCCTTAAACGTTGCTTTCACCGCCTTCATGGTGTTACCCACAAAGAAGG is a window of Sideroxydans sp. CL21 DNA encoding:
- the motA gene encoding flagellar motor stator protein MotA, whose protein sequence is MLVIVGYLVVLGSVFGGFALAGGHLAALLQPLELLMIGGGALGAFFVGNTMKAVKATFKDIPSVFKGSKYNKESYMELMALMYELLGKVRKEGLMSIEGDVENPHESPVFAKYPKILADHHVVEFMTDYLRIMVSGNLNAMEIENLMDVEIETHHHESMVSSHVIAKLGDGMPAFGIVAAVMGVVHTMESVGIPPAELGMLIAHALVGTFLGILLAYGFVGPLAGLLEQKAEEGSKMLQAIKLVLLANLNGYAPAMAVEFGRKALNSTERPGFNELEDHVKQKR